The Methylosinus sp. PW1 region CGCGCGCAAGCTCTCTTCGCGCTCAGGGTCGACTGCTCAGCGATCGGCGATCCAGCGAGTGGCGTCGCAGCGCGATGCTCCTGCTTGCCGCCTGAACCAAAGAGCGCCCGAATCCGCCTGATTTCGAACGCACCCGGCCTATCCGGCCGGAGGAAACGCCAATTTGAACGTCGCGCCGCCGCCGGGCGTGTCCTCGACCCATATGCGGCCGCGATGCGCGTCCATGATCTCTTTGGCGATCGCGAGACCGAGGCCGGTTCCGGACGCCTTCTCGCTCTCGCGCCAGAACGGCTCGAAGACCATCTCGCGATGAGCGGTCGCGACGCCCTCGCCGTGATCGATGATCGACACGACGGCGTCCCGGCCGAGACGGACGAAAATCGTGCCCTGCGCCGCCTCCGCGCGGATCGCATTGTCGATGAGGTTGGCGACGACGCATTCGACGGCTCGCCGATTGCCGCGAATTGCGGCGTCGGGCGCGTCGGATTCGAAGTCGATGTATCGCTCGCAGTCCAACGCCAGCGGCAGGAGGTCGGAAACGACGCGCCCGAGCGTGTCGGCGAGATCGATCGTCTGATCGAGTGGGGCCTGGCCTTCGAAGAGCCGCGTCGCGATCAGCATCTGCTCGACGATCGAGCGCAGCTGGCTGGCGTCGCTGGAGAGCTCCGACCTGAGAGCCGAGATCTTGGCGTTCTCGAGCCGCGCGCGCATGACCGCGAGCGGCGTGCGCAATTCATGCGCGGCATTGGCGGTGAAGCGCCGCTGCCGCGCCGCCCAGGCGTCGAGCCGCGTCAATGCGTCATTGACCGCATCCACGAATGGGACGACCTCTATGGGAACGTCATGCTGCAGCAGACGCCTGTTCAGCGTATCGACGTCGATCTGCGCCACTTGCCTCGCCGCTTCTCGCAGAGGCGCGAGGCCTCGGCTCACAGCGAACCAGGCCGTTGATCCGGTGATCAGCAGCACGACGACGACATAGGCGGCGAGCGAGACGAAATCGTCCCGCATCGAGTGGAAAATATCCGTCCATTGGAATCTGGCGCGATAGGCGGCGATCTGGAAGCGGCCGTGAGGCGTCCATACGGGGCGCGCCATGAAGCCGAGCGCCGGCGCCTCCGGGTCGCCCGGCAGGACGAAATGTGTATGCGTCGAATTCACCTCGATCACCCTGGCGAGCGTCGCCACGAGCTCGGGCGACGATCCGGCGACGGGCGCCTTGGTCTTGAATTCGAAAGCGGCGAATTTGAAGCTCGGAAAGCGGCGCGTCTCGGCCTCGAGCTCCGGCGTCGGAACGATCCGCGCATTTCCTTCCGCGTCGCGCGTCAGCGAGTCGGCGACGAGATCGGCGGTCCGATAGGCGGCGAGCTCGTCCCAGGATTGCGTGAATCTCTCGACGCCGGCGAGCCCGAGGCCGAGAGTGAGAACCCAGGCCAATATGAACGCCAATATCTGAGCGAAGATGAGATAGGAGACCGTCCTCCGCGCCAGCGACGAGGCGCGCGTCATGCCGACGCCTCGCGCTCCCCCGTCTCGCGCAGAATATAGCCGAGCGACCGCGCCGAGTAGATTTCCGTCCCGGCGGCGGCGGAGGCGAGCCGCCCGCGCAGGCGCGAGACCGCGGATGTCAGCGCGTGATCCTGAACCTCCTCCCCATAGCCGTAGAGCTCGGCGCACAGCGTCTCGCGCGAGACGACGCAATTGGCGCGCCGAGCGAGCGCCTCGAGCAATATGAGCTCCCGACGCGCCAGCACGATCTGCCGCCCGGCGACGGACGCCGCGCGCTGGTCGAGATCGACGGTGAGCGCGCCGACCGTAACGGGCGGCGTCCGGCCGCCGCCCGGCTTGCGCAGATTCGCGCGGATGCGGGCGATCATCTCGTCGAGATTGAAGGGCTTGGTCAGATAATCGTCGGCGCCGGCCTCGAGCCCCTCGATGCGATCGTCGACCGCGTCGAGCGCCGTCAGCATGAGAATGCGGATGTCCGGCTGTCTCTTGCGCATTTCGGCGACGAGCGAGATGCCGTCTCCATCCGGCAGACGGCGGTCGATCAGCGCCAGAGAATAGGCGCGGCGGCCGAGAGCCCGGCCCGCGTCGTCGATCGACCGGCAGCGATCGACGCTGTAGCCCGCGCATCGAATCTTCTCGGCCACCTCCCGCGCGAGAGCCCAATGATCCTCGACCAACAAGATACGCATGGGCGCCGCTCCCTGCAGAATGTCGCGCGACAAGGGCGCCTCGCCCCGGCGTCGCTCGCGCCATTTTCTCAGTCGCGAGGCCCGATTGGCAAGCCGGCCGGGCCTCCCGGCGGGCTGAGCCGCAGCTGTTGCATATCTGCAACAGCCTCGGGCTTTTCGGCCCGCCGAACGTCCTGCGAGGTTCCCGCGACATTTCCTTTGTAGAATTCGCGTCCTTGCGGA contains the following coding sequences:
- a CDS encoding cell wall metabolism sensor histidine kinase WalK, translated to MTRASSLARRTVSYLIFAQILAFILAWVLTLGLGLAGVERFTQSWDELAAYRTADLVADSLTRDAEGNARIVPTPELEAETRRFPSFKFAAFEFKTKAPVAGSSPELVATLARVIEVNSTHTHFVLPGDPEAPALGFMARPVWTPHGRFQIAAYRARFQWTDIFHSMRDDFVSLAAYVVVVLLITGSTAWFAVSRGLAPLREAARQVAQIDVDTLNRRLLQHDVPIEVVPFVDAVNDALTRLDAWAARQRRFTANAAHELRTPLAVMRARLENAKISALRSELSSDASQLRSIVEQMLIATRLFEGQAPLDQTIDLADTLGRVVSDLLPLALDCERYIDFESDAPDAAIRGNRRAVECVVANLIDNAIRAEAAQGTIFVRLGRDAVVSIIDHGEGVATAHREMVFEPFWRESEKASGTGLGLAIAKEIMDAHRGRIWVEDTPGGGATFKLAFPPAG
- a CDS encoding response regulator transcription factor — translated: MRILLVEDHWALAREVAEKIRCAGYSVDRCRSIDDAGRALGRRAYSLALIDRRLPDGDGISLVAEMRKRQPDIRILMLTALDAVDDRIEGLEAGADDYLTKPFNLDEMIARIRANLRKPGGGRTPPVTVGALTVDLDQRAASVAGRQIVLARRELILLEALARRANCVVSRETLCAELYGYGEEVQDHALTSAVSRLRGRLASAAAGTEIYSARSLGYILRETGEREASA